The Pseudomonadota bacterium genome has a segment encoding these proteins:
- the tolA gene encoding cell envelope integrity protein TolA yields MVRGIKNSRIKSGFLSVLVHAVLFLFLFISLDWNRRDPEPVMAELWLPDLKAEVNAPQEAAKTQLDPETEPEPKPEPKPEPKPEPKPEPKPEPKPEVGPSPRDIALEKKRVEKRKQEEDKQREEKDLKRQLEERERKQQLEKRERKQQREEMERKREEEKQLKEKELKRQLQEKESKQEVADEERERKVVEQNRKVEEDKKLKDKERERKLAEQNRKVEEDKQREEKDLKRQLEERERRVEEVQKLQATLDKNKQDQDLQRQQGIEELNKQKADAAVAEATMQDELNKYRNAIVKKVRENWNFEPRGSLRVIYQLRLSEAGDVVVIQLVKTSGDAAYDESVKKAIQIASPLPVPKDQSFFQKTFGTGVSIIFIF; encoded by the coding sequence ATGGTTCGTGGGATAAAAAACTCTCGAATTAAGTCGGGTTTTCTGTCCGTTCTAGTGCACGCGGTTTTATTTTTGTTTTTATTCATTAGTTTGGATTGGAACCGTCGGGATCCAGAGCCGGTAATGGCAGAGCTGTGGTTACCAGACCTGAAGGCAGAGGTTAATGCGCCGCAGGAGGCTGCTAAAACTCAACTCGACCCTGAAACAGAACCAGAGCCTAAACCAGAGCCTAAACCAGAGCCTAAACCAGAGCCTAAACCAGAGCCTAAACCAGAGCCTAAACCAGAAGTTGGTCCGTCTCCAAGGGATATTGCGTTAGAAAAAAAGCGAGTCGAAAAACGTAAGCAGGAGGAAGATAAGCAGCGTGAAGAGAAAGACCTTAAGCGCCAGTTAGAAGAAAGAGAGCGCAAGCAACAGTTAGAAAAAAGAGAGCGTAAGCAACAGAGAGAAGAAATGGAGCGCAAGCGGGAAGAAGAAAAGCAGCTAAAAGAGAAAGAGCTCAAGCGTCAGTTGCAAGAAAAAGAGAGTAAGCAGGAGGTAGCAGATGAGGAGCGTGAGCGTAAGGTGGTAGAACAGAATCGTAAGGTGGAAGAAGACAAGAAGCTTAAAGACAAAGAACGTGAGCGTAAGTTAGCAGAACAGAACCGTAAGGTAGAAGAAGACAAGCAGCGTGAAGAGAAAGACCTTAAGCGCCAGTTAGAAGAAAGGGAGCGCAGGGTAGAAGAAGTACAAAAGTTGCAAGCAACTCTTGATAAAAATAAGCAAGATCAAGACTTACAAAGGCAGCAGGGGATTGAGGAATTGAATAAGCAAAAAGCGGATGCGGCCGTTGCGGAAGCGACAATGCAAGATGAGCTGAATAAATATCGCAATGCAATCGTAAAGAAGGTGCGCGAGAACTGGAATTTCGAGCCCAGGGGTAGCTTGCGGGTGATTTATCAATTACGCTTAAGTGAGGCGGGAGACGTTGTTGTCATCCAGTTGGTTAAAACCAGTGGCGATGCTGCCTATGATGAATCAGTTAAAAAGGCCATTCAAATTGCTTCACCATTACCGGTGCCGAAAGATCAATCATTCTTCCAAAAGACATTCGGGACTGGAGTGAGTATTATTTTTATATTTTAG
- the tolB gene encoding Tol-Pal system beta propeller repeat protein TolB has product MFSIFRMIKKFVGIIFFAIVMSYGVVSAQVEIEIIASEGKKIPITVLPFEGEGDQAKRISEIILSDLTKTGIFAIQSVDSSWSRLKLDDDADYTNWASRAVQNLVVGNFVKLDDGRLQAAFWLYDIPGQAMSVGYQIKDDPKQLHQMAHHFADLIYEKLTGDRGIFSTKIAYVVKKKDQSVLVVADFDGDNPNEIFVSKEPILSPRWAPDGGRIAFVSFLERKAAVYIVPVNYKKKLANGKPRVLGPFLGSNSAPAWSPDGQSMAMAIAKDGGSHIFVVSLKDQSLVQITNSRSINTEPSFSSDGKSLVFTSDRTNRPQVYRVPVSGGTEKPLTDGRYNASAQFSHDDSFIALINSDEGKFNVGVRDMKSGVLQILTDGSRDQSPSIAPNGKIIVYASEAEGRGILRFVSKNGRVKFRYVDPRGDDLREPSWGPSITN; this is encoded by the coding sequence ATGTTTTCTATTTTTCGCATGATTAAGAAATTTGTTGGCATTATTTTTTTCGCTATCGTTATGTCGTATGGCGTTGTATCAGCTCAGGTAGAAATCGAGATCATTGCGAGTGAGGGCAAGAAAATACCGATAACGGTTTTACCTTTTGAGGGCGAAGGGGATCAAGCCAAACGTATTTCTGAGATTATCTTGTCGGATTTAACTAAGACAGGAATCTTCGCGATACAAAGTGTTGATAGCAGTTGGAGTCGTTTGAAATTAGACGATGATGCGGACTATACGAACTGGGCTTCACGGGCAGTACAAAATCTGGTGGTCGGAAATTTTGTCAAGCTCGATGATGGACGCCTGCAGGCTGCCTTTTGGTTGTACGATATTCCCGGCCAGGCTATGTCAGTTGGTTATCAGATCAAAGATGACCCAAAGCAGCTTCATCAAATGGCTCACCACTTTGCTGATCTTATTTATGAAAAATTAACGGGAGATAGAGGGATCTTCAGTACAAAGATTGCATATGTGGTCAAGAAAAAAGATCAATCAGTTCTGGTTGTAGCAGATTTCGATGGGGATAATCCGAATGAAATTTTCGTCTCAAAAGAGCCAATTCTGTCACCGCGTTGGGCGCCGGATGGTGGCAGGATAGCCTTCGTTTCTTTCCTTGAGAGAAAGGCTGCAGTTTACATTGTGCCAGTTAATTACAAAAAGAAACTCGCTAACGGTAAGCCAAGGGTACTCGGCCCATTTCTAGGATCAAATTCCGCACCAGCGTGGTCTCCGGATGGACAATCTATGGCGATGGCAATAGCCAAGGATGGGGGGTCGCATATTTTTGTGGTCTCGCTTAAAGATCAAAGTTTGGTTCAAATTACGAATAGTCGATCTATCAACACCGAGCCCAGCTTTTCAAGCGATGGTAAAAGTTTAGTGTTCACTTCAGACCGAACAAATCGGCCGCAGGTGTACCGGGTTCCTGTGAGCGGTGGAACAGAGAAACCACTTACAGATGGTCGGTACAATGCGTCAGCGCAATTTAGCCATGATGACAGTTTTATCGCTTTGATTAATTCTGACGAAGGAAAATTTAATGTTGGAGTGCGAGACATGAAGTCGGGTGTGCTGCAGATTTTGACTGATGGCTCTCGCGATCAGTCGCCGAGTATCGCTCCTAATGGTAAAATTATTGTTTATGCTTCTGAAGCAGAGGGGCGTGGTATATTACGATTTGTCTCTAAGAACGGGCGAGTGAAGTTCCGTTACGTTGACCCAAGGGGGGATGATCTTCGAGAGCCCTCGTGGGGGCCTTCAATCACAAATTAA
- the ybgC gene encoding tol-pal system-associated acyl-CoA thioesterase: protein MFSLTTRIYYQDTDAVGVVYHSRYLDFFERARADWLRYLGYESSRLVQDYGVVLVVRKVTLSYHQPARLDDEVEVSVDEVEVKRAQITLKQAVRRTGLMLADANVNLASISVKSFSPVRFPEPLMETLQHYV from the coding sequence ATTTTCTCTTTAACAACACGTATTTATTATCAAGATACAGATGCGGTTGGCGTAGTTTATCATTCGCGGTATCTTGATTTCTTCGAGCGTGCTCGGGCTGATTGGCTACGGTATCTTGGCTACGAATCCTCGCGATTAGTCCAGGATTATGGTGTGGTATTGGTCGTTCGCAAGGTGACATTGAGCTACCATCAGCCTGCTCGTTTAGATGATGAGGTTGAAGTGTCTGTAGATGAGGTGGAGGTTAAGCGTGCCCAAATCACATTAAAGCAGGCTGTTCGTAGAACAGGATTGATGCTGGCGGATGCGAATGTTAATTTGGCATCGATTAGCGTGAAAAGTTTTTCACCTGTTAGGTTTCCAGAACCGCTTATGGAAACATTGCAACATTATGTTTAA
- the tolR gene encoding protein TolR, whose amino-acid sequence MVKRQRKLMNQMNVVPYIDVMLVLLVIFMVTAPMLNPGVVELPTVGKSSQVPIRPLEVIIKASGDYAYIDREKSKATRVIGWSELLAIVTKKQEFNPKQPILISADKSVRYERVMDMMDVLQKMNVERIGLMVTPKE is encoded by the coding sequence ATGGTGAAAAGACAGCGCAAATTGATGAATCAGATGAATGTCGTACCGTATATCGATGTGATGTTGGTATTGCTTGTAATATTCATGGTGACTGCTCCTATGTTGAATCCTGGCGTGGTTGAATTACCCACTGTCGGTAAGTCCTCTCAAGTTCCTATAAGGCCGCTCGAGGTGATCATCAAAGCCAGTGGTGACTACGCTTATATCGATCGAGAGAAATCAAAGGCAACGAGAGTGATTGGTTGGAGTGAGCTTTTGGCGATTGTGACTAAAAAGCAAGAGTTTAATCCGAAGCAACCTATCCTGATTTCAGCAGATAAAAGCGTACGATATGAACGGGTTATGGACATGATGGACGTGTTGCAAAAAATGAATGTTGAGCGTATTGGCCTGATGGTAACACCGAAGGAATAA
- the tolQ gene encoding protein TolQ, with protein sequence MPVTVSENMSFFSLIADASFLVQLVMIVLLGMSLVSWWYIFLKRGVFKDAFRSANAFQSYFASVDDPKSLYQHVRASKSRGALDRIFESALREFTKLQQQSGMSLPTLMDGTRRAMNAQYQRELDQLEMHLSFLATTGSVSPYVGLFGTVWGIMNAFRGLANVGQATLAQVAPGIAEALVATAMGLFAAIPAVLAYNQYVRDVERLTARYESGMDEISNLLQRSVTVN encoded by the coding sequence ATGCCTGTGACCGTATCGGAGAATATGTCTTTTTTCTCGCTGATCGCTGACGCGAGTTTTTTGGTTCAGTTGGTAATGATCGTGCTTCTTGGAATGTCGCTGGTTTCTTGGTGGTATATCTTTTTAAAGCGCGGGGTCTTCAAAGATGCTTTTCGTAGTGCTAACGCCTTTCAGAGTTATTTTGCCTCGGTGGATGACCCGAAAAGTCTTTATCAGCATGTGCGGGCGAGTAAGTCACGAGGAGCGCTTGATAGAATTTTTGAGTCGGCTTTGCGGGAATTTACAAAGTTACAACAGCAATCAGGAATGTCTTTGCCGACACTCATGGATGGCACCAGAAGGGCTATGAATGCGCAGTATCAAAGAGAATTGGACCAATTAGAAATGCATCTATCATTTTTAGCAACGACTGGATCAGTGAGTCCGTATGTTGGTCTTTTTGGAACAGTTTGGGGGATTATGAACGCGTTCCGAGGGCTTGCAAATGTAGGACAGGCAACGCTCGCGCAAGTAGCTCCAGGGATTGCCGAGGCGCTGGTGGCTACGGCTATGGGCCTATTTGCAGCAATACCGGCTGTTCTAGCTTATAACCAATATGTCAGGGATGTTGAGCGTTTAACGGCTCGATATGAAAGCGGGATGGACGAAATATCCAATCTGTTACAACGGTCAGTAACGGTGAATTAG
- the ruvB gene encoding Holliday junction branch migration DNA helicase RuvB, giving the protein MIETDRLVSSASSPITPEDRVERALRPSRFDEYVGQEKIRGQLSVFIQAAIGRKEPLDHVLLFGPPGLGKTTLAHIIGREMGVNIRQTSGPVIEKAGDLAALLTNLESNDVLFIDEIHRLSPAVEEILYPALEDYQLDIMIGEGPAARSVKLDLPPFTLIGATTRAGMLTNPLRDRFGIVSRLEFYTPDELTEIIKRSAKLLNTSIDGDGAREIASRSRGTPRIANRLLRRVRDFADVKFQGKIDQTVADEALRILDVDGRGLDVMDRKLLEAIIYRFAGGPVGVDNLAAAIGESRDTIEDVIEPFLIQEGYIQRTPRGRLATPRAFSHFGLETSVVGEQDLFKEL; this is encoded by the coding sequence ATGATTGAAACGGACCGACTGGTTTCCTCTGCATCTTCGCCGATTACCCCAGAGGATCGCGTGGAGAGAGCGCTACGCCCGAGTCGGTTTGACGAGTATGTCGGCCAAGAAAAAATCCGTGGTCAATTAAGTGTGTTTATTCAAGCAGCGATAGGCCGCAAGGAACCTCTGGACCACGTTTTACTTTTTGGCCCTCCGGGCCTGGGTAAAACTACATTGGCGCACATTATTGGCCGCGAAATGGGAGTTAACATCAGGCAGACTTCCGGTCCTGTGATTGAAAAAGCTGGAGATCTGGCGGCGTTACTAACGAATTTAGAATCTAATGACGTCTTGTTTATTGATGAGATACATCGGTTGTCACCAGCGGTCGAAGAGATACTCTACCCTGCATTAGAAGACTACCAGCTGGATATCATGATTGGCGAAGGTCCGGCTGCGCGCTCAGTGAAGCTTGATCTCCCGCCTTTTACGTTAATTGGAGCCACCACCCGGGCTGGTATGTTGACTAATCCTTTACGTGATCGATTCGGAATTGTGTCCAGACTAGAGTTTTATACGCCTGACGAACTCACTGAGATTATAAAAAGATCTGCAAAGCTTTTAAATACGAGCATTGATGGAGATGGTGCACGAGAAATAGCGTCCAGATCACGCGGAACCCCACGCATTGCAAACCGTTTATTACGACGTGTTCGGGATTTTGCGGATGTTAAATTTCAAGGTAAAATTGATCAAACTGTCGCTGATGAGGCTCTAAGGATCTTGGATGTTGATGGTCGAGGTCTTGACGTCATGGATCGGAAGCTGCTAGAGGCGATCATTTATCGTTTCGCTGGAGGTCCCGTTGGTGTCGATAATCTTGCTGCAGCGATCGGAGAGTCTCGCGATACCATTGAAGATGTTATCGAACCGTTTTTGATTCAAGAAGGTTATATTCAAAGAACCCCAAGGGGACGATTGGCGACACCTCGAGCTTTTAGCCATTTTGGCTTGGAAACGAGCGTGGTTGGTGAGCAAGATTTGTTTAAGGAGCTTTAG
- a CDS encoding OmpA family protein → MTMKFLLLAGLVTALVGCSSKTKTNAEIEQIDLFDQSNRRSFEQTAQSTDGLDAVSEAELQAQQDELKREFEREEQRLQNERTKLDEQNALSQDALQRQAEIKRELSQNDSLLSQRSIYYDFDSSVIKDKYQPVIEAHGTFLKKYPSLRIRIEGNCDDRGSREYNLALGQSRAEQLKQALVYLGARAEQIDVASYGAERPLAVGIDDESRSKNRRSDIVYLD, encoded by the coding sequence ATGACCATGAAATTCTTGTTGCTAGCTGGGTTGGTCACTGCACTGGTTGGGTGCTCGAGTAAAACAAAAACGAATGCTGAAATTGAGCAAATTGATTTGTTTGACCAATCAAATAGACGTTCGTTTGAGCAAACTGCTCAGTCGACCGATGGTTTGGATGCGGTTTCAGAAGCCGAATTACAGGCCCAACAAGATGAATTAAAACGAGAGTTTGAGCGTGAGGAGCAAAGGCTTCAAAATGAGCGGACAAAACTGGATGAGCAAAACGCTTTAAGTCAGGACGCGTTACAGCGTCAGGCTGAGATTAAGAGGGAGCTCTCACAAAATGACTCATTACTTTCGCAAAGAAGTATTTATTATGACTTTGATAGTTCGGTAATTAAGGACAAGTATCAGCCGGTTATTGAGGCACATGGGACTTTTCTTAAGAAGTATCCTTCATTGAGAATCCGCATTGAGGGAAATTGTGATGATCGCGGTAGCCGAGAATATAATCTGGCACTTGGGCAAAGTCGTGCGGAACAATTGAAGCAAGCGCTCGTATACTTAGGCGCGCGTGCGGAGCAAATTGACGTCGCCAGTTATGGTGCGGAACGGCCTTTGGCAGTTGGTATTGATGATGAGAGTCGATCCAAAAATAGACGAAGTGATATAGTTTATCTCGATTAG